The Apium graveolens cultivar Ventura chromosome 10, ASM990537v1, whole genome shotgun sequence nucleotide sequence aaatagttcctctAATGTCCAGCAATCAACACGCACATCTTGACATCCAACATCTTTTTATTAGTATATTAAATATTGACATATCAGTATCACAAATATGTACTCTCGGATAATCAAAAATTTTGGGGCAATTGTTTACTCCTCACACCTCAGCACCTTAGCACAACAAACAAAAACACTTgtttatttcttgaaaagtttATCTCACTAGCATAAAAGACAAATAAACAGTTAAATAAGCACTAATCCCTAATTGagaattcaaaattttaaaaatgggGAAAAAGAAGTGAACACGAAACCTAACACACACATGACataaataagtaataaaacaGAATAGAGGAGAATAGAATTGTACCAGGGTAGTTTGTTTGTTGTATCTGAAAAAAGAAAATGTTGGTCGAATGGAGTTGTTTAAGGGTGAGTGTAGGTTTGAAGTGAGAGAATATAATTAATCGTCAAGATATTTACGGAGGCGCTGTTTGACAAATTCACCGCGAGCTTTGGTTCGAGCTTGTTGAGGAGCTATGTTTGTGAAGGAAAGGTGTACTCCGACGCCGAATAGAGCTGCGCCGGTGAGGAAAAACACGGCCGACACTGCCAATTGCTTGGGCGTAGGTGGGTATGACCACAGTACCATTCCACCCCCCTCTCTCTTTATAGTTTCTCTGTAGCTTCTACAGGACTCTCTCTTTTGGGTCTTTTTATTCCTTCTTTGACTTTTATAAACCCCCGCTTGACTTTTTTAGTTCTGTATTTTTATATCCCATTCCCGATTTTTTGTAATCATGTTTATTTCTAGTTAACGAATAAATAGATGAGTTTATTTTTGGTTAATGATTAACTTTAATTTGTAAATTACGTTTATGTATATATTCTAAAGCAATAAATTTGGTTAATGTATTTATAGCATAATAAACCGTGCAAAGCACGGattatttttgagttttttatgcatcatgtaattataatattttaattatttttttatttgtaaatgttgtataatgtctaacgtatacaagttgattgtttatcaatTTGCAAGACATTATCAAATTACACAACTTTTCTAATATAACTCATtagtcaatatatatatatatatattcttatttgtattgtataatttgtatttaatgaataaatataaacagggtagtcaGTGTATGTTTAAAAcaaaacgattaaacttaatctgcaagatgccgttagtatgtttacaaagaaaaatctaaaattaacatatatgttgaatacagagttaaccaatttttttgaattttatttaaataaactatatgtattggtttatattattattgagctcattactaacttacaattattttactcaatttaaaaagataacaaaatgtataactgaagtcagaatgacttgcaataatgtaaaatttacactattcttgatataaaagttgattttaatgaaaaatgttagttcTTAAAATTTATAGTATGTATgtatggaaaaatgttagttttttatttacaccaCAGTTAATAAAGTAAGATTAAGTGCATATAAATTATCGCATGTTACATTTTTTAGTAAATTTCGATGGTTTCAATTATTGATATGCTAAATATAcgatttatgtacatgtataatcattattaacatctagtgagacaaCTGATTACTTatataacatgcatttataattattcaaaaattaaaattatgtaataaataaattacaataatttttacatggtattcacattatcactcaTAAACAATCCATTTCTATTTTTTAACGCAagagtatcaatcatggttgtaacataaaaataaattatatatcgtaaagacttattattgatattcataatttttttttcaagaattcgaacgaaaaattgtaattatatcattatttaaaccatttttaagtttctttcattacgactctaatatttcttcatataataatttgataactttgtatactattct carries:
- the LOC141693320 gene encoding uncharacterized protein LOC141693320, with the translated sequence MVLWSYPPTPKQLAVSAVFFLTGAALFGVGVHLSFTNIAPQQARTKARGEFVKQRLRKYLDD